In a single window of the Oncorhynchus keta strain PuntledgeMale-10-30-2019 unplaced genomic scaffold, Oket_V2 Un_contig_16759_pilon_pilon, whole genome shotgun sequence genome:
- the LOC118363901 gene encoding gap junction gamma-1 protein-like, translated as MSWSFLTRLLDEISNHSTFVGKIWLTVLIIFRIVLTAVGGETIYYDEQAKFVCNTQQPGCENVCYDAFAPLSHVRFWIFQVILITTPTIMYLGFAMHKIARMDDVEYRPLHRAGKKRMPIVTRGAQRDYEEAEDNGEEDPMITEEIEVEKDKEKVTEGSVKKHDGRRRIVRDGLMKVYVCSLISRIAFEVAFLLGQYVLYGFEVAPFYVCTRSPCPHTVDCFVSRPTEKTIFLLVMYVVSLLCTTLTLLEILHLGVGGVRDTLRGRARRHPIPALPPVARGSLCSSRHGPTAPPGYHTVLGKKDPAGKLKAEFRDPLAGDYGRESLGNEASSRDLERLRKHLKMAQQHLDLAYQNEEGQGSPSRSSSPENNTTAAEQNKLNLAQEKQAAAREKGVHA; from the exons ATGAGCTGGAGCTTCCTGACGCGTCTCCTGGATGAGATCTCCAACCACAGCACGTTCGTGGGGAAGATCTGGCTGACTGTGCTCATCATCTTCCGCATCGTGCTGACGGCCGTGGGGGGCGAGACCATCTACTACGATGAACAGGCTAAGTTCGTCTGCAACACGCAGCAGCCCGGGTGTGAGAACGTCTGCTACGACGCCTTCGCTCCTCTCTCACACGTCCGCTTCTGGATCTTCCAG gtgaTCCTGATCACCACCCCTACCATCATGTACTTGGGCTTTGCCATGCACAAGATCGCCCGCATGGACGATGTTGAGTACCGGCCTCTTCATCGTGCCGGGAAGAAGAGAATGCCCATCGTGACCCGGGGGGCACAGCGGGACTACGAGGAGGCAGAGGACAACGGAGAGGAGGACCCCATGATCACTGAGGAGATCGAGGTGGAGAAGGACAAAGAGAAGGTGACAGAAG GCTCTGTGAAGAAGCACGACGGTCGGCGGCGCATCGTGCGTGACGGCCTGATGAAGGTGTACGTGTGTTCGCTGATCTCACGCATCGCCTTCGAGGTGGCCTTCCTGTTAGGCCAGTATGTCCTCTATGGCTTCGAGGTGGCGCCCTTCTACGTGTGCACGCGCTCTCCCTGTCCGCATACGGTGGACTGCTTCGTCTCGCGGCCCACCGAGAAGACCATCTTCCTCCTGGTCATGTACGTGGTTTCTCTCCTCTGCACCACACTCACCCTCCTGGAGATTCTCCATCTCGGTGTCGGCGGAGTCCGCGACACCCTCCGCGGGCGTGCCAGACGCCACCCCATCCCAGCTCTTCCCCCCGTGGCCCGGGGGTCCCTCTGCAGTTCCCGCCATGGACCCACTGCCCCGCCAGGGTACCACACGGTCCTGGGGAAGAAGGACCCGGCTGGCAAGCTGAAGGCAGAGTTCAGAGATCCGTTGGCGGGGGACTATGGGAGGGAGAGCCTGGGGAACGAGGCGTCCAGCAGAGACCTGGAGAGGCTGAGGAAGCACCTGAAGATGGCCCAGCAGCACCTGGACTTGGCCTACCAGAACGAGGAGGGCCAGGGGTCCCCGTCACGGAGCAGCAGTCCTGAGAACAACACCACGGCTGCAGAGCAGAACAAACTCAACTTGGCTCAGGAGAAACAGGCGGCGGCCAGAGAGAAAG GAGTACATGCCTGA